From Brassica oleracea var. oleracea cultivar TO1000 chromosome C3, BOL, whole genome shotgun sequence, a single genomic window includes:
- the LOC106332690 gene encoding LOW QUALITY PROTEIN: F-box/kelch-repeat protein At5g48990-like (The sequence of the model RefSeq protein was modified relative to this genomic sequence to represent the inferred CDS: deleted 3 bases in 2 codons), with translation MQLPDDLVLSSLARVSRLHYPILSLVSKTFRSLTSSPELYQNRYLLSRTENCLYVCLQFPTEPNLRWFTLCRKPDKITNQICKKRKKKKKETSWQCNVLAPVQIHNSPSVEWSNLVAVGHKLYAVSDAPSSSNVFFLDCRMHTWREKILLLSIHWRVSWSNSETDGWEKVDGLEGLPKFSRYSNVKLVNCGGKLVVFWDKYVPAPGGYKEKMIWCADISLEMRGSEEVWGKVEWFDAVLKVPKSYKFVYAKAATL, from the exons ATGCAACTTCCAGATGACTTAGTATTGAGTAGCTTAGCCCGGGTCTCGAGATTGCACTATCCGATTCTCTCGCTCGTCTCCAAGACCTTTCGATCTCTCACTTCTTCACCGGAGCTTTACCAGAATCGGTATCTCTTAAGCCGCACCGAGAACTGTCTCTATGTGTGTTTACAGTTTCCTACCGAGCCTAACCTTCGTTGGTTCACTCTCTGTCGGAAACCCGACAAAATAACTAATCAAATCTGTAAGAAGAGGAAGAAGAAGAAGAAGGAGACATCA TGGCAATGTAATGTTTTGGCTCCGGTTCAGATTCACAACTCTCCTTCCGTGGAATGGTCAAATCTAGTAGCTGTTGGTCATAAGCTCTACGCCGTCAGCGATGCCCCTTCCTCATCCAACGTCTTCTTCCTCGACTGTCGAATGCACACGTGGAGAGAAAAGATTCTATTGTTATCTATCCACTGGAGAGTTTCT TGGTCTAACAGCGAAACAGATGGTTGGGAGAAAGTGGATGGTTTGGAAGGACTGCCTAAGTTTTCCCGTTATAGCAATGTTAAACTGGTTAATTGTGGTGGGAAGTTGGTGGTGTTTTGGGATAAGTATGTGCCTGCACCTGGTGGGTATAAGGAGAAGATGATTTGGTGTGCTGACATTTCCCTGGAAATGCGCGGAAGTGAAGAGGTTTGGGGAAAGGTCGAGTGGTTCGATGCTGTGCTTAAAGTACCCAAGTCTTATAAATTCGTGTATGCTAAAGCTGCTACCCTTTGA